A single Meiothermus cerbereus DSM 11376 DNA region contains:
- a CDS encoding UDP-N-acetylglucosamine--N-acetylmuramyl-(pentapeptide) pyrophosphoryl-undecaprenol N-acetylglucosamine transferase, with protein MLVVTGGGTGGHLYPGLAAARALIAAGQPVTYVGALGGLEERVLPESGLPYRIIPAGKLSREALRPAEGVKVVRGLLAARQVVRELEPRAVLSMGGYAGFPVAFVAALLGIPVVIHEQNAKLGLANRILARWARRVALATPITLPPHLAAKAQVVGYPVREEKLPQAEARLALGLDPQRPTLLVLGGSQGSKELNEQLPHRLYPLLDEWQVLHQCGVRWEAALRPLQRPHYHLRGYLDSVLAWSAADLAITRGGAGTMSEAAYHRVPVLGVPLPKSLDSGAQWANVGFYAKQGAARRLESWNDFEAELRALLDPSTRAQIRDRLGRLSPAGAAQRLAQMVLEAA; from the coding sequence ATGCTGGTCGTAACCGGAGGCGGCACCGGCGGCCACCTGTATCCAGGGCTGGCGGCAGCCCGGGCCCTTATAGCAGCCGGCCAGCCAGTGACCTACGTGGGGGCCCTGGGCGGCCTGGAGGAGCGGGTGCTGCCCGAAAGTGGCCTGCCCTACCGAATCATTCCGGCAGGCAAGCTCTCGCGCGAGGCCTTGCGGCCCGCAGAAGGGGTCAAGGTCGTGCGGGGCCTGCTCGCGGCGCGGCAGGTGGTGCGCGAGCTAGAACCCAGGGCTGTTCTCAGCATGGGCGGCTACGCTGGTTTTCCGGTGGCTTTTGTGGCCGCTTTGCTCGGCATCCCCGTGGTTATTCATGAGCAAAACGCCAAACTAGGCCTGGCCAATCGCATCCTGGCCCGCTGGGCCAGGCGGGTGGCCCTGGCCACCCCCATCACGCTGCCGCCCCACCTGGCCGCCAAGGCCCAGGTGGTGGGCTACCCAGTACGGGAAGAAAAGCTTCCCCAGGCCGAAGCCCGCCTCGCTTTGGGGCTGGATCCGCAGCGTCCCACCCTGCTGGTTCTGGGCGGAAGCCAGGGCAGCAAGGAACTCAACGAGCAGCTGCCCCACAGGCTTTACCCCCTGCTGGACGAATGGCAGGTGCTGCACCAGTGTGGGGTGCGCTGGGAGGCCGCACTCAGGCCGCTCCAAAGGCCCCACTACCATCTGCGCGGCTACCTGGACAGCGTGCTGGCCTGGAGTGCTGCCGACCTGGCCATCACCCGGGGCGGCGCCGGCACTATGTCCGAGGCCGCCTACCACCGGGTTCCGGTGCTGGGCGTTCCTCTGCCAAAGAGCCTGGACAGCGGCGCCCAGTGGGCCAATGTGGGCTTTTACGCCAAACAGGGCGCGGCCCGGCGGCTGGAGTCCTGGAACGACTTCGAGGCCGAGCTAAGGGCCCTGCTCGACCCCTCCACGCGGGCGCAAATCCGCGATAGACTTGGTAGGTTGTCGCCGGCTGGTGCAGCCCAGCGACTGGCGCAAATGGTGCTGGAGGCAGCGTGA
- a CDS encoding FtsQ-type POTRA domain-containing protein yields MIRIMLVSLLLATLGVGSYVVLPIEEVEVVGHKQLSKDQVQQITGLKPGQPWLWAWPSRLEPLLKNPWVVSATLERPAPGRLRIVLQERSSLANILIRQKRFGLSGDGVLLPDAPPQTPLLEGKGEIPIADLLLLVQAFPEAKRIRYDVGGYQVLSENLNVWGKSAKELQDWAKARRIGKSDASRVLAHPAVGSADRIYVYSWGVSARR; encoded by the coding sequence ATGATTCGGATCATGCTGGTGTCCTTGCTGCTGGCCACGCTGGGGGTGGGTTCGTATGTGGTGCTGCCCATCGAGGAGGTCGAGGTGGTGGGCCACAAGCAGCTTTCTAAAGACCAGGTGCAGCAGATAACCGGCCTCAAACCGGGACAGCCGTGGCTTTGGGCCTGGCCTTCCCGGCTGGAGCCCTTGCTTAAAAACCCCTGGGTGGTTTCGGCCACGCTCGAGCGCCCCGCGCCGGGCCGTCTTCGGATCGTGCTGCAAGAGCGCAGTTCCCTGGCCAACATCCTCATCAGGCAAAAACGCTTTGGGCTGAGTGGGGATGGCGTCCTGTTGCCCGATGCACCCCCCCAGACCCCGCTGCTTGAGGGAAAGGGCGAAATTCCTATTGCCGATCTGCTGCTCCTGGTGCAAGCTTTTCCTGAGGCAAAACGCATCCGCTACGATGTGGGAGGTTATCAGGTCTTGAGCGAAAACCTTAATGTTTGGGGCAAAAGCGCCAAAGAGTTGCAAGATTGGGCCAAAGCCCGCAGAATAGGCAAAAGTGACGCAAGCCGAGTTCTTGCGCACCCCGCCGTTGGGTCAGCCGACCGTATATATGTGTATTCTTGGGGGGTGAGTGCTCGCCGATGA
- a CDS encoding UDP-N-acetylmuramoyl-tripeptide--D-alanyl-D-alanine ligase has product MEHNGLKELRPEWVASLTGGQVHQGTSVAHDLHWDSRQVGPGVAFFALPGAQTHGREFGLQALQAGAAFVVSDLAHPGAVQVTRPERALLAVGRALREQFAGTVLAVGGSSGKTTTKECLAQGLAWPAPEGNLNNAPGLTRFFFHLHQAEGCVVELGIDRLLEMAELTYLARPDMAVLTSLGVEHLEGLGNLENVIREESWLLQVSPIRLASVQAAQLLNLPGLKTYGIGTGDFRAEGVEMRLEATRFRFEGHTVALPYPGVGPVLGALATLAAACLLGKPLPEVIERLAELKLPPGRMQRLRLGAVDFIHDAYNANPLSLLAGMAFLQTLPGRKWLVLGRMAELGQEALKYHLEAARLAADTGSNLVFVGPFAKQQAAEVGGIAVETIEEAAAYLAQVVAPGDLVYLKASRSVGLERLLELWPKEGA; this is encoded by the coding sequence ATGGAGCATAACGGCCTCAAGGAACTTCGACCCGAATGGGTAGCCAGCCTTACGGGCGGGCAGGTGCACCAGGGCACCTCCGTAGCCCACGATTTGCACTGGGACTCCCGCCAGGTTGGGCCTGGGGTGGCTTTTTTTGCCCTACCGGGGGCCCAGACCCACGGGCGTGAGTTTGGCCTGCAGGCTTTGCAAGCCGGGGCTGCTTTTGTGGTCAGCGACCTGGCCCACCCCGGCGCGGTGCAGGTAACAAGGCCCGAGCGGGCCTTGCTGGCGGTGGGGCGGGCCCTGCGCGAGCAGTTTGCCGGCACGGTGCTGGCTGTGGGTGGCAGCTCCGGCAAAACCACCACCAAGGAGTGCCTGGCCCAGGGCCTGGCCTGGCCAGCCCCCGAGGGCAACCTCAACAACGCACCCGGCCTGACCCGGTTCTTTTTCCACCTGCACCAAGCCGAAGGCTGTGTGGTGGAGCTGGGCATAGACCGCTTGCTGGAAATGGCCGAGCTCACCTATCTGGCCCGGCCCGATATGGCCGTGCTCACCAGCCTGGGGGTGGAGCACCTGGAGGGGCTGGGGAACCTGGAGAACGTCATCCGGGAGGAAAGCTGGCTGCTGCAGGTCAGCCCCATCCGGCTGGCCAGCGTGCAGGCCGCCCAATTGCTGAACCTGCCCGGCCTGAAAACCTACGGTATTGGCACGGGGGACTTCCGCGCCGAGGGGGTGGAGATGCGTCTCGAGGCTACCCGCTTCCGCTTCGAGGGGCACACCGTAGCCCTCCCCTACCCTGGGGTGGGGCCGGTGCTGGGGGCGCTGGCCACGCTGGCCGCTGCTTGCCTCTTGGGGAAGCCCCTCCCAGAAGTCATCGAGCGCCTGGCTGAACTCAAACTGCCCCCAGGCCGGATGCAGCGCCTGCGGCTGGGGGCAGTGGACTTCATCCACGATGCCTACAACGCCAACCCCCTTTCGCTCTTGGCCGGGATGGCGTTCCTGCAAACCTTGCCAGGCCGAAAATGGCTGGTGTTGGGGCGCATGGCCGAGCTGGGCCAGGAGGCCCTGAAGTACCACCTCGAGGCCGCCCGACTGGCCGCGGACACGGGTTCAAACCTGGTCTTCGTGGGCCCTTTTGCTAAGCAACAGGCCGCCGAGGTGGGTGGTATAGCAGTAGAGACCATCGAGGAGGCCGCGGCCTATCTGGCACAGGTGGTAGCCCCCGGCGACCTGGTCTACCTGAAGGCTTCGCGTAGCGTGGGCCTCGAGCGCCTGCTAGAGCTCTGGCCTAAGGAGGGGGCATGA
- a CDS encoding phospho-N-acetylmuramoyl-pentapeptide-transferase — protein sequence MNSLAAALLLSWFLVGLWITLMQSLRLGKQVRADGPQSHLSKMGTPSMGGVAFLLAAAVVYGLSGGDRWAGLWLLVLGMALLGLADDLAGSLRRPLRAREKLVVQVLMSLIFALWAARQVQYTPYPVLDVLLYTLVVIAACNAFNFTDGVDGLLASITAVMLLPFVGLPTAQTMVGALLGFLWHNAPKATVFMGDTGSMALGALIAGLFILEGKLWWLPLVALIPVLEVLSVIIQVSYFRRTGKRFFRMSPLHHHFELSGWSEGKVVFRFVVVTALCTALAVHLWGGPA from the coding sequence ATGAACTCGCTCGCTGCCGCTTTGCTCCTGAGCTGGTTCCTGGTGGGGCTTTGGATTACCCTGATGCAGTCCTTGCGGCTTGGCAAACAGGTTCGGGCCGACGGGCCACAAAGCCACCTGAGCAAGATGGGCACCCCCAGCATGGGCGGGGTGGCCTTTTTGCTGGCCGCCGCGGTGGTGTACGGGCTCTCGGGTGGCGACCGCTGGGCGGGGCTTTGGCTCCTGGTGCTGGGCATGGCCCTGCTGGGCCTGGCCGACGACCTGGCCGGCTCCCTGCGCCGCCCCCTAAGGGCCCGCGAGAAGCTGGTGGTGCAGGTGCTGATGAGCCTGATTTTTGCCCTCTGGGCCGCCCGTCAGGTGCAGTACACCCCCTATCCGGTGCTGGACGTGCTGCTGTACACGCTGGTGGTGATAGCGGCCTGCAACGCCTTCAACTTCACCGACGGGGTGGATGGCCTGCTGGCCAGCATAACTGCGGTGATGCTGCTGCCCTTTGTGGGCCTGCCCACCGCCCAGACTATGGTGGGGGCCTTGCTGGGCTTCCTGTGGCACAACGCCCCCAAGGCCACGGTGTTTATGGGCGATACCGGCAGCATGGCCCTGGGCGCGCTTATCGCCGGGCTTTTTATCCTGGAGGGTAAGCTCTGGTGGCTCCCGCTGGTGGCCCTGATTCCGGTGCTGGAGGTGCTCTCGGTGATTATCCAGGTGAGCTACTTCCGCCGCACCGGCAAGCGCTTCTTCCGCATGAGCCCGCTGCACCACCACTTCGAGCTTTCGGGCTGGTCCGAGGGCAAGGTGGTGTTTCGCTTTGTGGTGGTTACTGCGCTGTGCACGGCCCTGGCGGTGCACCTGTGGGGAGGCCCGGCGTGA
- a CDS encoding FtsW/RodA/SpoVE family cell cycle protein, whose protein sequence is MDSILLLAQLLLFALSALGVATSDWMRAAPEQHSLENLRNMAFSLVLMLLVSRLRPHWALWAARPIFLLSIGLLLANLAIGFGPGSEKRFIDLPFTSFNIQASELAKLAVVLYLAAFFHNKPTDYPILGPIVAISLAAGLIIASPDLDTGLFVLLLSGFLLVVIGVPWRRLLAIGLTAWILALSVSGLYLNRFEKVRERYEGWSTYISGRVNELSPEVIRGPLYQITQAHKIIVNAGPFGQGVGARMPNLPESHNDFILASIIWSGGWLAGFMVLLAWWLILARGLQIAANLAGAYSVLALGLTLYLVLQAALNIAAVIGTIPIGGSPLPMVSMGGNSMLMAGVAMGLLQALSREAFARPSEVPSQEARS, encoded by the coding sequence GTGGATAGCATTTTGTTGCTGGCCCAGCTCTTGCTTTTTGCCCTTTCGGCCCTGGGGGTAGCCACCTCCGACTGGATGCGGGCGGCCCCAGAGCAACACAGTCTGGAAAACTTGCGCAACATGGCTTTTTCACTGGTTCTGATGTTGCTGGTTTCGCGTCTGCGCCCCCACTGGGCCCTCTGGGCGGCTCGGCCCATTTTTCTGCTCTCGATAGGGCTCTTGCTGGCCAACCTGGCCATAGGCTTTGGGCCGGGTAGCGAAAAACGCTTTATCGATCTGCCCTTTACCTCGTTCAACATCCAGGCCTCAGAGCTGGCTAAGCTGGCCGTGGTGCTTTACCTGGCAGCCTTTTTTCACAACAAACCCACCGACTACCCCATCCTCGGCCCCATTGTGGCCATTAGCCTGGCCGCCGGCCTGATTATCGCCTCACCCGACCTGGACACAGGCCTGTTTGTGCTGCTTTTGTCAGGCTTTTTGCTGGTGGTAATTGGGGTTCCCTGGCGCCGCTTGCTGGCCATTGGGCTGACCGCCTGGATTCTGGCCCTCTCGGTCTCGGGGTTGTACCTCAACCGCTTCGAAAAAGTACGTGAGCGCTACGAGGGCTGGAGTACCTACATCAGTGGGCGGGTAAATGAGCTGAGCCCAGAGGTTATCCGGGGGCCCCTGTACCAAATTACCCAGGCCCACAAAATCATCGTCAATGCGGGGCCGTTTGGGCAGGGGGTGGGCGCGCGCATGCCCAACCTGCCCGAGTCCCACAACGACTTCATCCTGGCCTCCATCATCTGGTCAGGAGGCTGGCTGGCAGGCTTTATGGTCTTGCTGGCCTGGTGGCTCATTCTGGCCCGGGGGCTGCAAATTGCCGCCAATCTAGCAGGCGCCTACAGTGTGCTGGCCCTGGGTCTGACCCTGTATTTGGTGCTGCAAGCTGCCCTCAACATCGCTGCCGTTATTGGCACCATTCCCATTGGCGGCTCACCCCTGCCCATGGTAAGCATGGGCGGCAACTCGATGTTGATGGCCGGTGTGGCCATGGGGCTTTTACAGGCCCTCTCGAGGGAAGCCTTTGCCCGACCAAGCGAAGTCCCCAGCCAGGAGGCCCGCTCATGA
- the murD gene encoding UDP-N-acetylmuramoyl-L-alanine--D-glutamate ligase has product MKRLVYGLGRSGLGVLAYLQRHGLRAAFYDDKLKPEEAKQALALGFELEPNPTPGHYQQVVAAPGVPLQHPRLQALRQGGAEVIGEAELVYRYSQTPLIGITGTAGKTSCTLFTGHFLRALGFRALEGGNIDPPLASVVDEAEVVAVEMSSFQLERTVHFRPRVAVLLLLGVDHLDRHGSLESYHAAKLNLIKNLTSQDALVYNAQDPKILAGIAHSPARRYPFQPATDPRETNLNAALQAALAYAHIVEREQPGRAWAVEPSQKALEPFRTSAPRPEARYEVFARMGSLHFIDDSIATRLDAVRAALEAAPAPVAWILGGVDKGAPVEELLEVVERKVQLILAVGQDGPRMAAPFSERVQVVEISEPDGRQALRQAVLEARQRLSSGSVLLAPLATSFDQFRDYKERSKVFREVVLELGGTRG; this is encoded by the coding sequence GTGAAACGGCTGGTCTACGGGCTGGGGCGCAGCGGCCTGGGGGTGCTGGCCTACCTGCAACGACACGGCCTGAGAGCTGCTTTCTACGACGACAAGCTCAAGCCCGAGGAAGCCAAACAGGCCCTGGCGCTGGGGTTCGAGCTCGAACCCAACCCCACCCCCGGCCACTACCAGCAGGTTGTTGCCGCCCCCGGCGTCCCCCTGCAGCACCCCAGGCTACAGGCCCTGCGCCAGGGCGGGGCCGAGGTCATTGGCGAGGCCGAGCTGGTCTACCGGTACTCCCAAACCCCCCTCATCGGCATCACCGGCACCGCTGGCAAAACCAGCTGCACCCTGTTCACCGGACACTTCCTGCGGGCTTTAGGTTTTCGGGCGCTCGAGGGCGGCAACATCGATCCCCCGCTGGCCAGTGTGGTGGATGAGGCCGAGGTGGTGGCGGTGGAGATGAGCAGCTTCCAGCTCGAGCGCACCGTTCACTTTCGCCCCCGGGTCGCGGTGTTGCTGCTGCTGGGCGTGGACCACCTCGACCGACACGGAAGCCTGGAAAGCTACCATGCTGCCAAGCTCAACCTCATCAAGAACCTGACCTCCCAGGATGCTCTGGTCTACAACGCCCAAGATCCAAAAATCCTGGCGGGCATCGCGCATAGTCCGGCCCGGCGCTACCCCTTCCAGCCCGCCACCGACCCCCGCGAAACCAACCTCAACGCTGCCCTGCAGGCGGCCCTGGCCTACGCCCACATCGTCGAGCGGGAGCAGCCTGGCCGGGCCTGGGCAGTTGAACCCAGCCAAAAAGCGCTGGAACCCTTCCGCACCTCGGCCCCCCGGCCCGAGGCCCGCTATGAGGTTTTCGCCCGCATGGGCAGCCTGCACTTCATTGACGACTCCATCGCCACCCGCCTCGATGCCGTGCGGGCAGCCCTGGAAGCAGCCCCCGCTCCGGTAGCCTGGATACTGGGCGGGGTGGACAAAGGTGCGCCGGTGGAGGAGCTGCTGGAAGTGGTGGAGCGCAAGGTTCAGCTCATTCTGGCCGTGGGCCAGGATGGCCCCCGTATGGCCGCGCCTTTCAGCGAGCGGGTGCAGGTGGTGGAAATCAGCGAACCCGACGGGCGCCAGGCCCTGCGCCAAGCCGTGCTCGAGGCCCGCCAGCGGCTTTCCTCCGGCAGCGTGCTGCTGGCCCCACTCGCCACCTCCTTCGATCAGTTCAGGGATTACAAAGAACGCTCCAAGGTATTCAGGGAAGTGGTGCTGGAATTGGGAGGAACCCGTGGATAG
- a CDS encoding UDP-N-acetylmuramate dehydrogenase has product MKIARLPLARLTTIGVGGEAEVWTVETLADLKAATQAPYRVLGNGSNLLVSDAGVPERVIRLAGEFARWNPNLSGWIGAGALLPSLLQASARLGLSGLEGLYGIPAQVGGAVKMNAGTRFGEMADSLELVELYHDGRLEQYRPEELGFSYRHSELPQGSVVTRVKLRLTPAGVEAVRAKIALVDAARKGQPKKKSAGCAFKNPPGEAAGRLIDAQGLKGLTVGRAMISHEHGNFLVNLGGATAAEMYTLIRKVQALLPLEVEWEIWGEIAPLAEVSR; this is encoded by the coding sequence GTGAAGATAGCCCGTCTGCCACTGGCCCGGCTCACCACCATCGGGGTAGGGGGCGAGGCCGAGGTCTGGACGGTGGAAACCCTGGCCGACCTCAAAGCGGCCACCCAGGCCCCCTACCGGGTGCTGGGCAACGGCTCCAACCTCTTGGTCTCGGATGCGGGCGTACCGGAGCGGGTCATCCGGCTGGCCGGCGAGTTTGCCCGGTGGAACCCGAACCTTTCGGGCTGGATTGGCGCGGGGGCCTTGCTGCCGAGCCTGCTGCAGGCCTCGGCGCGGCTGGGCCTGAGTGGCCTCGAGGGCCTGTACGGGATTCCCGCCCAGGTGGGGGGTGCGGTGAAGATGAACGCCGGCACCCGCTTTGGCGAGATGGCCGATTCGCTCGAGCTGGTCGAGCTTTACCACGATGGCCGCCTGGAGCAGTACCGGCCCGAAGAGCTGGGCTTCAGCTACCGGCATTCCGAGCTGCCCCAGGGCAGCGTCGTCACCAGGGTTAAGCTGCGGCTTACCCCCGCTGGGGTGGAGGCCGTGCGGGCCAAAATCGCGCTGGTAGACGCTGCCCGCAAGGGCCAGCCCAAAAAGAAAAGCGCGGGTTGCGCCTTCAAGAACCCCCCCGGCGAGGCTGCCGGGCGCCTGATTGACGCCCAAGGCCTCAAAGGCCTCACTGTGGGCCGGGCCATGATTAGCCACGAACACGGCAACTTCCTGGTTAACCTGGGCGGGGCCACCGCCGCCGAGATGTATACCCTCATCCGCAAGGTGCAGGCGCTGCTGCCGCTTGAGGTAGAGTGGGAGATCTGGGGCGAGATCGCGCCCTTGGCGGAGGTCAGCAGATGA
- the ftsA gene encoding cell division protein FtsA, with product MILVGLDVGTTKVTAVIGELSSDGVLDIIGEGTVPSQGLRRGVVTNLERTTESIRQAIFQAERVAGVKAEQVWVGVAGAHVRSVTSHGLAAIRRGQQITATDVERAIEQAKAYPFEGDYELIHALPLEFRVDGQEGIRDPIGMAGVRLEVDVHLVAGSKGPLTNLRKAVEDAGLELQGMVLQAYASGLAVLSPDELSMTVMLVDIGGGTTDVAVFRQGRLAHSAVIPLGGDHVSQDIAKLLQIPVEEAERVAKKYGAALPELADPELVLEVSQEGSAQISYQAPDLARIIRPRLREILHLARQSVDEALGPLEITVGKVIVTGGTSMVRGLEELARKQFNLPVRLGKPIGVQGLTDVVASPTHATAVGLVRHAANLATQSPVARSHRPSRSKASQASKPLINTEGAANAASGLWERLKGMFKNFF from the coding sequence ATGATTCTCGTAGGTTTAGACGTTGGAACCACAAAAGTGACCGCAGTCATCGGTGAACTGTCCTCGGATGGCGTCCTGGACATTATTGGGGAGGGCACTGTGCCTTCCCAGGGGCTAAGGCGTGGGGTGGTTACCAACCTCGAGCGTACCACTGAGTCCATCCGCCAGGCCATTTTCCAGGCCGAACGGGTCGCCGGGGTAAAGGCCGAGCAGGTCTGGGTGGGTGTGGCCGGGGCCCACGTCCGCAGCGTAACCAGCCACGGCCTGGCCGCCATCCGGCGGGGCCAGCAGATTACCGCTACCGATGTCGAACGGGCCATCGAACAGGCCAAAGCCTACCCCTTCGAGGGCGACTATGAGCTAATTCATGCCCTCCCGCTGGAGTTCCGGGTGGACGGCCAGGAGGGTATCCGCGACCCCATCGGCATGGCCGGGGTACGCCTGGAGGTAGACGTTCACCTGGTGGCCGGAAGCAAAGGCCCCCTGACCAACCTGCGCAAAGCCGTCGAGGATGCCGGTCTGGAGCTGCAGGGCATGGTACTTCAGGCCTATGCCTCGGGGCTGGCGGTGCTCTCGCCCGATGAGCTGTCCATGACCGTGATGCTGGTGGATATCGGTGGGGGCACCACCGATGTGGCCGTCTTCCGGCAGGGTCGGCTGGCCCACTCGGCGGTTATCCCGCTGGGGGGCGACCACGTCTCGCAGGACATCGCCAAGCTACTGCAAATTCCGGTGGAGGAGGCCGAGCGGGTGGCCAAAAAGTACGGCGCAGCCCTGCCCGAGCTGGCCGACCCCGAGCTGGTGCTCGAGGTCAGCCAGGAAGGTTCCGCCCAGATCTCCTACCAGGCCCCCGACCTGGCCCGCATCATCCGTCCGCGCCTGCGCGAAATTCTGCACCTGGCCCGCCAGAGCGTAGACGAGGCCCTGGGGCCTTTGGAAATAACCGTGGGCAAGGTCATCGTAACCGGCGGCACCAGTATGGTGCGCGGCCTGGAGGAGCTGGCCCGCAAGCAGTTCAACCTGCCGGTGCGGCTGGGCAAGCCCATTGGCGTGCAGGGCCTTACCGATGTGGTGGCCTCCCCCACCCACGCCACCGCGGTGGGCCTGGTTCGCCATGCGGCCAACCTGGCTACCCAGTCGCCTGTAGCCCGCAGCCACCGACCCAGCCGCAGCAAAGCCAGCCAGGCCAGCAAACCCCTAATTAACACCGAAGGCGCGGCCAACGCCGCTAGCGGCCTCTGGGAGCGGCTCAAAGGCATGTTCAAGAACTTCTTTTAG
- the murC gene encoding UDP-N-acetylmuramate--L-alanine ligase, producing MKHYHLMGIGGISMSGLARILRKDGHIVSGCDSQLSDLTRALEREGIRVFQGHSPAHLEGVDVLVASTAIKDSEPELATAHTLGLPVWRRIQVVAEILRGGYSLGVTGSHGKTSTTSMLASIFIAAQTDPTVLLGAELGLIGGSAKVGQGPYRIAEVDESDPLFRFLELDVAVVTNLESDHVSPDGQARPNYHASFEALQDAVRSFAGRARHVVYNGEPGWRLLDGLTQGRPRSSFGLLQGDCHAARMALEPFGSHFELVWQGQTLGPVRLQVPGEHNIVNALAAAAAALVAGVPFEAIQQGLYQYTGASRRFEKVGELNGALIVDDYAHNATKLWALLRAAKNTGLRVRAVFQPHRYGRSEQEWPQYAQALEQADEALILDVYAAGETPLRLTSAQIAGRIVEHLRSSGRAAHYDSWDNILSYLRQTAAPGDLILTIGAGSVYRLGRLLAAHKEAV from the coding sequence GTGAAGCATTATCACCTAATGGGCATTGGGGGGATTAGCATGAGCGGGCTGGCCCGCATCCTGCGCAAGGACGGGCACATCGTTAGCGGCTGCGACAGCCAGCTATCCGACCTTACCCGTGCGCTCGAGCGCGAGGGCATCCGGGTTTTCCAGGGCCACAGCCCCGCCCACCTCGAGGGCGTGGACGTGCTGGTGGCCTCCACCGCCATCAAAGACAGTGAACCGGAGCTGGCTACCGCCCATACCCTGGGCCTTCCGGTCTGGCGGCGAATTCAGGTGGTGGCCGAGATTTTGCGCGGGGGCTACAGCCTGGGCGTCACCGGCTCCCACGGCAAAACCAGCACCACCTCCATGCTGGCCAGCATCTTCATCGCAGCCCAAACCGACCCCACCGTGCTGCTGGGGGCCGAGCTGGGCCTGATTGGCGGCAGCGCCAAGGTGGGCCAGGGACCTTACCGCATCGCCGAGGTAGACGAGTCCGACCCCCTGTTCCGCTTTTTAGAGCTGGATGTGGCGGTGGTCACCAACCTCGAGTCCGACCACGTCTCGCCCGACGGGCAGGCCCGCCCCAACTACCACGCATCCTTCGAGGCCCTGCAAGATGCCGTGCGTTCCTTTGCGGGCCGGGCCAGGCACGTCGTCTACAACGGTGAACCCGGCTGGCGCTTGTTGGATGGGCTCACCCAGGGCCGTCCCCGCAGCAGCTTTGGGCTCCTGCAAGGCGACTGCCATGCGGCCAGGATGGCCCTCGAGCCCTTCGGCAGCCACTTCGAGCTGGTCTGGCAGGGCCAGACTTTGGGCCCGGTGCGCCTGCAAGTTCCTGGCGAACACAACATTGTCAACGCCCTGGCCGCCGCAGCCGCGGCGCTGGTGGCGGGGGTTCCATTCGAAGCCATTCAGCAAGGCCTCTACCAGTACACCGGGGCCAGCCGCCGCTTCGAGAAGGTGGGCGAGCTCAACGGGGCCCTGATTGTGGATGACTACGCCCACAACGCCACCAAGCTGTGGGCGCTGCTCAGGGCAGCAAAAAACACCGGCCTGCGGGTGCGGGCGGTCTTCCAGCCCCACCGCTACGGCCGCAGTGAGCAGGAGTGGCCGCAGTATGCCCAGGCCCTGGAGCAGGCCGACGAAGCCCTGATCCTGGATGTCTACGCCGCCGGAGAAACCCCCCTGCGCCTCACCAGCGCCCAGATTGCAGGCCGGATTGTAGAGCACCTGCGCTCCAGCGGGCGCGCGGCCCACTACGATAGCTGGGACAACATCCTCAGCTACCTGCGGCAAACCGCCGCCCCCGGCGACTTAATCCTGACCATCGGGGCGGGGAGCGTCTACCGGCTGGGCCGCCTGCTGGCGGCGCATAAGGAGGCGGTATGA